A stretch of DNA from Chlorogloeopsis sp. ULAP01:
GCTAGGCCGCAGGAGCTTGGACGCAGATAGAGCTAAGGCTGGCACTAGGCTACAGATAATTAAGAAGCCTAGAAGGTACTCGTAACCGCTAAGGACAAACACAATGAATATCTACCGCTATATAGTGCTAATAACTCTGTTACCTTCTTTTACATTATATCGATTTGACTATTCTGAAATTTGGAAAACAGACTAAAGGTAATTTGATTCCTTTTTGTCAGTGATAGAAAAACCTAACAGTTATGTCATAATTTTTAACGTAAGTTTAAGCTTTGACCCTCACCCATGCTACGGCTATGAGCGACCAAGCTGTTGAAAATCCAGTTTTAGACCGCTACGAGTGTCGTGCCTGCGGTTACGTCTATGAACCGAATAAGGGAGATGAAAAAAATGACATTCTCCCAGGCACGCCTTTTGCAGAACTGCCCTTGAATTGGCGCTGTCCAGTTTGCAGTGCCAAGAAGAACGCTTTCACCAATATCGGCCCTGCGGGTAAAGCTTCTGGCTTCCAAGAAAATCTCGGCTATGGTTTGGGTGTCAATAATTTGACGCCAACTCAAAAAAGTCTTTTGATTTTTGGTGCTTTGGCTCTTGGTTTCTTATTTTTCATGAGTCTTTATGGCTTGCAATAAGTCACGTTTTTAAGAGTTTAGGTAGGGTTCTGCCCTACCCACAGGAAATTCTAGACAAATTAACAAAAAACTAATAAATACAAAAATGCGCTCAAAAGTGAGAATCTGGCAACGAATATTTGCCTTATTTGCTGTTGTTTTAATGTGTGTTGGTTGTAGTAATGTTCCTTCAACAAGTTACAACCCTTGGGAAGTCATTTCCGTACCGACAGAAGCAAAACTACTGGATATAGCCTTTACTGACAATCCTAAACACGGCTATTTAGTAGGTAGTAACGCTACACTTTTGGAAACCAAAGACGGTGGCAATACCTGGCAACCAATAAAATTGCAACTAGATGACGACAAATATCGCTTTAACTCTGTCAGTTTTGCTGCCAAAGAAGGGTGGATTGTCGGTGAACCTTCTCTGTTGCTGCATAGCACTGATGAAGGTAATTCTTGGTCGCGCATCCCTCTAAGTGAAAAGTTACCAGGTAATCCGATTAATGTTCTAGCGCTAGGAGCCAAAACAGCTGAAATGGCTACTGATGTAGGAGCAATATACAAGACAACAGATGGAGGTCAAAACTGGAAAGCGCAAGTGGAAGAAGCAGTTGGTGTAGTGCGAAATATGGAACGTTCTGCTGATGGCAAATACGTTGCTGTTTCTGCCAAAGGTAACTTTTACTCAACTTGGGAACCAGGTGTAAATGCTTGGGTACCTCACAACCGCAATAGTTCCCGACGAGTGGAAAACATGGGCTTTACAGAAAGTGGACAAATGTGGATGCTAGCACGGGGGGGGCAGGTGCAATTTAGCGATCCAGCTAACCCTGACAAATGGTTGGAAGTGCAATATCCAGAAGTGTCTACTAGTTGGGGTTTGCTTGATTTGGCATATCGCACGCCTGAGGAAATTTGGATCAGTGGTGGCAGCGCCAATTTATTAAAGAGTTCTGATGGTGGCAAAACTTGGGAAAAAGACCGTGATGTTGAAAATGTGCCTGCCAATTTTTACAAAATAGTTTTCTTATCACCAGAACAAGGATTTGTAATTGGCGATCGCGGGATCTTACTTAAATATCAACCCAATATTGCACCTACTGCCAAATCAGAAGCAGCTTAGGTAACAACACAGGTATTAACTCCTAATTATGAGAAAGAAGTTGCAACTTGTAACTCTTTCTTAACTTTGTAGGATAATAAATTAATTAACAATAGATGACGGAGGTAGGAATCTAAATGTCAGGTAGTACTGGAGAACGTCCGTTTTCGGATATTATTACCAGCGTTCGCTATTGGGTAATTCACAGCATCACCATTCCTGCCTTATTTATCGCAGGTTGGTTATTTGTGAGTACAGGCTTGGCGTATGATGTGTTTGGCACACCTCGCCCGAACGAATATTACACCCAAGAACGGCAAGAATTGCCGATTGTGAATAACCGTTTTGATGCAAAACAACAAGTTGAAGAATTTATTGCAAAGTAGTTTGAAATTATGACTAGCGGCAGCAACGTTAACCAACCAGTACAATATCCAATTTTTACCGTCAGATGGCTGGCAGTTCACACCCTAGCTGTGCCTACTGTATTCTTTTTGGGCGCGATCGCCGCAATGCAGTTCATTCAACGCTAGGAGAGAACAATGGAAAGAAACACCAACCCTAATAATCAGCCGGTTGAATTAAACCGGACTTCTTTATACCTGGGACTGCTATTAGTTTTTGTTCTGGGGATTTTGTTTTCCAGTTACTTCTTTAACTAACTGGAAGCATTGGTATTAATTTTTGTTTATTTAACCTGCGTTGATTTTTTTGTTTAGGGAGGAGAATACAGTGTCTGAAAGTGGGAGAATTCCTTTGTGGGTTGTTGCGACAATCGCGGGCTTAGGTGTAATTACGGTTGTAGGCATTTTCTTCTATGGAGCCTATGCCGGAATTGGCTCATCTGTTTAAAATTGGCATGAGCCGCATAAAAACGGTCTCGAATTTTTTAGCACTGGTTTAAAAATCAGTATGAAAAAACCGCCTATCTCATAGAGACGGGCGGTATCATTTTTGTGTTTTTGTTAGTAGGTAGTAGGGGAGGGTTTGGTTGATGATATGAACGGTTACCACCGATAATTTATTTTTTAAACCCGCCCGTGCAGATCATAGGTAGTTTTGACCACTAACCACTATCTACTAAAGAATAAAAAAGACTAATTTAGACTAGATCCTCGCGTTCAATGTATACAAACAAAAACGCCATTGCTACAAATGGAAAAACTAGACCAGTCAAAGGAACGAAAATAGAAGGCAAAAATGAAGCAGCCATAGTAAATATTCCTGTTAAACCACACTACGATTCAAAATGAGCTTACTGCAAATTCAGCCTATTTTTGTAAATTCTAAAGATTTTT
This window harbors:
- a CDS encoding rubredoxin — translated: MSDQAVENPVLDRYECRACGYVYEPNKGDEKNDILPGTPFAELPLNWRCPVCSAKKNAFTNIGPAGKASGFQENLGYGLGVNNLTPTQKSLLIFGALALGFLFFMSLYGLQ
- a CDS encoding photosynthesis system II assembly factor Ycf48; this encodes MRSKVRIWQRIFALFAVVLMCVGCSNVPSTSYNPWEVISVPTEAKLLDIAFTDNPKHGYLVGSNATLLETKDGGNTWQPIKLQLDDDKYRFNSVSFAAKEGWIVGEPSLLLHSTDEGNSWSRIPLSEKLPGNPINVLALGAKTAEMATDVGAIYKTTDGGQNWKAQVEEAVGVVRNMERSADGKYVAVSAKGNFYSTWEPGVNAWVPHNRNSSRRVENMGFTESGQMWMLARGGQVQFSDPANPDKWLEVQYPEVSTSWGLLDLAYRTPEEIWISGGSANLLKSSDGGKTWEKDRDVENVPANFYKIVFLSPEQGFVIGDRGILLKYQPNIAPTAKSEAA
- the psbE gene encoding cytochrome b559 subunit alpha; this translates as MSGSTGERPFSDIITSVRYWVIHSITIPALFIAGWLFVSTGLAYDVFGTPRPNEYYTQERQELPIVNNRFDAKQQVEEFIAK
- the psbF gene encoding cytochrome b559 subunit beta, yielding MTSGSNVNQPVQYPIFTVRWLAVHTLAVPTVFFLGAIAAMQFIQR
- a CDS encoding photosystem II reaction center protein L, which translates into the protein MERNTNPNNQPVELNRTSLYLGLLLVFVLGILFSSYFFN
- a CDS encoding photosystem II reaction center protein J; amino-acid sequence: MSESGRIPLWVVATIAGLGVITVVGIFFYGAYAGIGSSV
- the psaI gene encoding photosystem I reaction center subunit VIII, coding for MAASFLPSIFVPLTGLVFPFVAMAFLFVYIEREDLV